A genomic segment from Thermococcus sp. encodes:
- the cas3 gene encoding CRISPR-associated helicase Cas3': protein MEWNELIELMKRKRAKSDRSLHQHSAGAQAIARELLKRIPHDPSLDECLTKHVFLHDAGKLDDRFQAKLEGKLKRAPPHAYLGVEVASRFLGCEEPYRTVALISILTHHSDLHESLYRNEIARGEKLIVDGEVLSEPSTLARDLRVAVMGGDLEDDYGMNPLEARAIYTLFNGLLRVSDWLDSAGLSVKSYHLDSGREVRERIIEYLEGKGFSPRAYQTAVLGKGGGYFRLPTGDGKTETSLLATPNSATKVVYSLPTITTTEAMRKRFEETFGRELVSFAHSMLFLSLYYRGSLDEKLIHRYAMKPIFVSTVDQVLLAFLNYPRFPVREFALRGAHWIIDEVHAYTPFTLSLIMDAIEYAIKYLRTHVTVMSATLPSPMVEELEKRGLKPLLPFDSISKRYRSRKRVDVVVRDEPLENAVDEIVEEMGKTLVVANTVTRARRIYEDLKNRVGKGKVHLFHSRFINADKRKKMELVGTIEEGVLVATQVVEVSLDIDYDAMYTEAAPIDALIQRFGRVNRRGAKKGRVYLFEPEGKRKHLPYDKEVFNASLNLLGELEAMGSELDLLNINDRFYSKVWGRYERKFAERPLFRTLKTVNRWRGSEGWLSTRDTFISLPAIPRPYLERAVELAAEWEKLTERERLKATVYIVEHTLNVPIWILEENKVNNEDLYTRFGVLGVDLEYDPTIGLREEKPGTVMF, encoded by the coding sequence ATGGAGTGGAACGAACTAATTGAGCTGATGAAAAGAAAGAGAGCCAAGTCCGATAGGAGCCTTCATCAACACTCCGCCGGGGCACAGGCTATCGCCCGGGAACTCCTTAAGCGAATCCCTCACGACCCCAGCCTGGACGAGTGCCTAACGAAGCACGTTTTTCTTCACGATGCTGGGAAGCTCGACGACAGGTTCCAGGCAAAACTGGAGGGGAAGCTCAAAAGGGCACCACCCCATGCCTACCTCGGTGTAGAAGTGGCAAGCAGGTTCTTAGGGTGTGAGGAGCCCTACAGGACAGTGGCCCTAATCTCCATACTGACCCACCATTCCGACCTTCATGAAAGCCTCTACAGGAATGAGATTGCGAGGGGGGAAAAGTTGATTGTGGACGGCGAGGTTCTCTCGGAGCCATCCACTCTCGCCAGAGACCTGAGGGTAGCCGTTATGGGTGGCGATTTGGAGGACGACTACGGCATGAACCCCCTTGAGGCCCGGGCCATTTACACTCTCTTCAATGGTCTCCTCCGTGTTTCGGACTGGCTTGATAGTGCGGGCCTTTCCGTGAAATCGTACCATCTCGATAGCGGAAGGGAGGTAAGGGAAAGGATCATCGAGTACCTGGAGGGAAAGGGGTTCTCCCCCAGGGCTTACCAGACGGCCGTCCTTGGAAAAGGTGGTGGCTACTTCAGATTACCAACGGGGGACGGCAAGACCGAGACAAGCCTCCTGGCAACCCCCAACAGTGCCACAAAGGTCGTATACTCCCTCCCCACTATAACAACAACCGAAGCGATGAGAAAGCGCTTCGAAGAGACGTTCGGGAGGGAACTCGTGTCCTTCGCCCACAGCATGCTTTTCCTTAGCCTCTACTACCGGGGTTCCCTTGACGAGAAACTCATCCATCGCTACGCCATGAAACCTATTTTTGTTTCGACTGTGGATCAGGTTCTCTTAGCGTTTCTAAACTACCCGCGCTTCCCGGTTAGGGAGTTCGCCCTCCGTGGAGCCCATTGGATAATTGACGAGGTGCACGCCTACACCCCGTTCACGCTTTCGCTGATAATGGACGCCATAGAGTACGCCATCAAGTACCTTAGAACGCACGTCACGGTGATGTCCGCGACACTTCCCTCACCAATGGTGGAAGAACTAGAGAAAAGGGGGCTCAAACCCCTGCTCCCGTTTGATAGCATCTCGAAGAGATACCGCTCCAGAAAGAGGGTCGATGTAGTGGTGAGGGATGAACCGCTTGAAAACGCGGTGGACGAAATCGTAGAGGAGATGGGAAAAACACTCGTCGTTGCCAACACTGTGACGAGGGCAAGGAGGATTTACGAGGACCTGAAAAACAGAGTTGGGAAGGGGAAGGTGCACCTTTTCCACTCTCGCTTCATCAATGCGGACAAAAGAAAGAAGATGGAGCTTGTGGGGACGATAGAGGAGGGAGTTCTCGTCGCCACCCAGGTCGTTGAAGTTTCGCTGGACATAGACTACGACGCAATGTACACTGAGGCAGCCCCCATAGACGCCCTGATCCAGCGCTTTGGGCGGGTCAACCGCAGGGGAGCGAAGAAGGGGAGGGTGTACCTATTCGAGCCTGAGGGCAAAAGGAAGCACCTACCCTACGACAAAGAGGTGTTTAACGCGAGCCTCAACCTTCTGGGTGAGCTGGAGGCCATGGGGAGTGAACTCGACCTCCTCAATATAAACGACAGGTTCTACAGCAAAGTCTGGGGAAGGTACGAGAGGAAATTTGCAGAGCGCCCCCTGTTCAGAACACTGAAAACGGTGAACAGGTGGAGGGGAAGTGAAGGGTGGCTCTCAACGAGGGACACCTTCATCAGTCTCCCCGCGATTCCCCGGCCCTATCTTGAGAGGGCGGTGGAACTGGCGGCAGAGTGGGAGAAGCTAACGGAGAGGGAGCGCTTGAAGGCGACGGTTTACATCGTGGAGCACACTCTCAACGTCCCCATCTGGATTCTGGAGGAAAACAAGGTGAACAACGAAGACCTGTACACGAGATTCGGGGTTCTTGGGGTTGATCTGGAATACGACCCTACCATTGGTCTTAGGGAAGAGAAACCGGGGACGGTGATGTTTTAG
- the cas4 gene encoding CRISPR-associated protein Cas4 yields MRVTGVMVHYYFTCKRELWFFSRGLRFDFENEDMLIGRLIHKDSYEREWKEVMLGDAKLDVVIKGHGVEVMEVKKSSKLEEPAKWQLKYYLYLLKNVGVNAKGVISYPKEGRREEVELVDEDIETLENALADIERVISLERPPEAEKKPYCKRCAYRDFCWV; encoded by the coding sequence TTGAGGGTTACGGGCGTTATGGTTCATTACTACTTCACCTGTAAGCGGGAGCTGTGGTTCTTCTCCAGAGGGCTACGATTTGACTTTGAGAACGAGGACATGCTGATAGGCAGGCTCATCCATAAAGACTCATATGAGAGGGAATGGAAGGAGGTCATGCTCGGGGACGCAAAGCTCGATGTCGTCATTAAGGGACATGGTGTTGAAGTCATGGAGGTCAAGAAAAGCTCAAAGCTTGAGGAACCTGCCAAATGGCAGCTGAAGTACTACCTATACCTCCTGAAAAACGTTGGTGTCAACGCCAAGGGTGTAATCTCGTATCCCAAAGAGGGACGGCGGGAGGAAGTCGAGCTCGTTGATGAGGACATTGAAACCCTTGAGAACGCCCTGGCGGACATCGAAAGGGTTATATCACTTGAGCGACCACCCGAGGCAGAGAAAAAGCCCTACTGCAAGAGGTGCGCCTACAGAGACTTCTGCTGGGTGTGA
- the cas2 gene encoding CRISPR-associated endonuclease Cas2, protein MYIIVVYDVDVKRVAKIHRFLRTHLHWRQNSVFEGEVSRAQLYEIKRTLEGMVEEGDSVLIYELPGDNFNLHIIGVDKNPVGEII, encoded by the coding sequence ATGTACATCATAGTGGTCTATGATGTCGACGTCAAGCGCGTGGCGAAAATCCACCGCTTCCTGAGAACCCACCTCCACTGGCGGCAGAACAGTGTCTTCGAAGGTGAGGTGAGCAGAGCACAGCTCTATGAGATAAAGAGGACCCTGGAAGGAATGGTGGAGGAAGGTGACTCCGTGCTAATATATGAGCTGCCCGGCGATAACTTCAACCTCCACATCATAGGCGTGGATAAAAACCCTGTGGGGGAGATAATTTGA
- the cas1b gene encoding type I-B CRISPR-associated endonuclease Cas1b, whose product MKRPVYITQMGVLERRGNTLFLENENGRKAIPVNSTSEVHCFKPVSLTSGAVKLLSEKNVPVHFYNKYGYYRGSYMPAEGQVSGTVVIKQAEHYLNLEKRLYIARQFVEGIKASMISFLKSQRAEREGIEGIGVEGGNPVELMGVESQLWREFYDVYATLLKHFDFSERNRRPPKDEVNALISLGNSVLYTIALSEIRKTYLHPAISFLHEPLERRYSLALDMADIFKPITVFRVILRLVNRMQIRREHFDRDVGVMLNREGLKVFISELNGELGRKVLHPRFKRNVSIRYMIRLDGYSLVRHFLGDRKYKSLRAWW is encoded by the coding sequence ATGAAGAGGCCCGTGTACATAACCCAGATGGGGGTGCTCGAAAGGAGGGGCAACACGCTCTTCCTTGAGAATGAAAACGGCAGGAAGGCTATACCCGTTAACTCCACGAGCGAGGTCCACTGTTTCAAGCCCGTAAGTTTAACAAGCGGTGCTGTAAAGCTTCTCTCCGAGAAAAACGTCCCAGTACACTTCTACAACAAGTACGGTTACTACCGGGGTTCATACATGCCGGCTGAGGGGCAGGTGAGCGGCACGGTTGTTATAAAACAGGCCGAACACTACCTTAACCTGGAGAAGAGGCTCTACATCGCAAGACAGTTCGTGGAGGGAATAAAGGCCTCGATGATATCTTTCCTCAAGTCCCAGAGGGCCGAAAGGGAAGGCATCGAGGGGATAGGGGTTGAAGGGGGCAACCCTGTGGAGCTCATGGGGGTTGAGAGCCAGCTCTGGAGGGAGTTCTACGACGTTTACGCTACGCTTCTGAAGCACTTCGACTTCAGTGAGAGGAACAGGAGGCCGCCGAAGGACGAGGTGAACGCCCTAATAAGCCTCGGCAACTCCGTGCTCTACACGATTGCCCTCTCAGAGATAAGGAAGACCTACCTTCATCCTGCCATTAGCTTCCTCCATGAGCCCCTGGAAAGGCGATATTCACTTGCCCTCGACATGGCGGACATATTCAAACCCATAACCGTCTTCAGGGTTATCCTCAGGCTCGTGAACAGGATGCAGATAAGAAGAGAGCACTTCGACAGGGATGTAGGCGTGATGCTCAACCGCGAGGGACTTAAAGTTTTCATCAGCGAGCTGAACGGAGAGCTCGGAAGAAAGGTTCTCCACCCCAGGTTCAAGAGAAACGTGTCCATCCGCTACATGATCCGCCTTGATGGGTACTCCCTCGTCAGGCACTTTCTCGGTGATAGAAAATACAAGTCCCTGCGGGCGTGGTGGTGA
- the cas5 gene encoding CRISPR-associated protein Cas5, with the protein MLGLVVEVRPLQAHFRIPYNSLLLDSYPFPPRTTAIGMLAGAMGLPEEGFRKLLKELRYGVIIADPGSRVEEKAAIFKSPNSPLYPITKNLFHTPTYRMFFAGDDDTIEKAHDALLDPFFVPYLGDSESVIYPAKRAYLHIVGVEEGQESTLRSVIPCEEYARGARFILLKRNNLTPREYRMPVDFTYRGKGRRAVYRKVVAFAGGYVELANSVNVMLFDGEPVAVF; encoded by the coding sequence GTGCTCGGCCTGGTAGTTGAGGTAAGGCCCCTGCAGGCCCACTTCAGGATACCATACAACTCGCTGCTCTTGGACAGTTACCCCTTCCCACCGAGAACCACAGCCATAGGGATGCTCGCCGGGGCCATGGGCCTCCCTGAGGAAGGGTTTAGGAAGCTACTGAAGGAACTCAGGTATGGTGTCATTATAGCAGACCCCGGCTCCAGGGTTGAGGAAAAAGCAGCTATATTCAAGAGCCCCAACTCACCCCTGTACCCCATAACCAAAAATCTCTTTCACACCCCCACTTACAGGATGTTCTTTGCAGGGGACGATGACACAATAGAGAAGGCCCATGACGCGCTCCTTGACCCGTTCTTCGTCCCATACCTCGGGGACAGTGAGAGCGTAATCTATCCGGCAAAGAGGGCCTACCTCCATATCGTCGGAGTAGAGGAAGGCCAGGAGTCCACGCTCCGGAGCGTTATACCATGCGAGGAATACGCGAGGGGCGCGAGGTTCATCCTCCTCAAGAGGAACAACCTCACCCCAAGGGAGTACAGGATGCCCGTGGACTTCACCTACCGCGGGAAAGGGAGACGGGCAGTTTACCGAAAGGTGGTGGCCTTCGCGGGGGGCTACGTTGAGCTGGCCAACTCCGTGAATGTTATGCTCTTCGACGGGGAGCCGGTCGCTGTGTTCTGA
- the cas7i gene encoding type I-B CRISPR-associated protein Cas7/Cst2/DevR, with protein sequence MKAIEVVTLTKVEGANLNSNGTEGVIAVLKKVRDPVDGREYIRISGQSVKYHLRQLLKELDWELSQVIPKSEGGQKVIVSLGEPQNYIDDDLFGYMIAKKVEGKNATLRRTAVVRTNGMVSIFPYQEDRDFGVRYDPSGDNHNIYETEIATNVMRGNFLIELDRLGVFKEGLEVPKLEGLEVRKVKDATGREVTLYILPEPEREKRLKALLNAVLQYHGGAKLSNFFTKAYPEAMVVVLLRRKIPVIGDALRVKEGYVDGKLVLDVERLKETVETFQDNIEKLYIGLFESRFANVDELREAFEDMENVEIVGMKELRERINKLELGE encoded by the coding sequence ATGAAGGCGATAGAAGTTGTTACCCTGACGAAGGTTGAGGGAGCTAACCTGAACTCCAACGGGACTGAGGGAGTCATAGCCGTCCTCAAAAAGGTCCGCGACCCAGTTGACGGAAGAGAATACATCCGCATAAGCGGTCAGAGCGTTAAGTATCACCTAAGGCAACTCCTTAAGGAGCTCGACTGGGAACTGAGCCAGGTGATTCCCAAGAGTGAAGGCGGACAAAAGGTCATAGTCTCCCTCGGGGAACCGCAGAATTACATAGACGACGACCTCTTTGGTTATATGATAGCGAAGAAGGTCGAGGGGAAAAACGCCACCCTCAGGAGAACCGCGGTGGTCAGAACCAACGGCATGGTCTCGATCTTCCCCTACCAGGAGGACAGGGACTTTGGGGTTAGATACGACCCGAGCGGAGACAACCACAACATATACGAGACCGAGATAGCTACCAACGTGATGAGGGGCAACTTCCTCATCGAGCTTGACAGGCTGGGTGTCTTCAAGGAGGGCCTCGAAGTTCCAAAGCTTGAGGGGCTTGAGGTTAGGAAAGTTAAGGATGCCACTGGTAGGGAGGTCACCCTCTACATCCTTCCGGAGCCAGAGAGGGAGAAGAGGCTTAAGGCCCTCCTAAACGCCGTACTCCAGTACCACGGCGGCGCGAAGCTGAGCAACTTCTTCACGAAGGCCTACCCTGAGGCTATGGTGGTCGTGCTCCTGAGGCGCAAGATACCCGTCATCGGCGATGCACTCCGGGTTAAAGAGGGCTACGTTGACGGAAAGCTCGTCCTCGACGTGGAGCGGCTTAAGGAGACCGTTGAGACGTTCCAGGACAACATCGAAAAGCTCTATATCGGCCTCTTCGAGAGCCGCTTTGCCAACGTGGACGAGCTGAGGGAAGCCTTCGAGGACATGGAGAACGTTGAGATAGTGGGTATGAAGGAACTCAGGGAAAGGATAAACAAGCTGGAGCTCGGTGAGTGA
- the csx1 gene encoding CRISPR-associated CARF protein Csx1, whose translation MKLLIASWGNFEKWTEVKYRFGNEVSAGPSTLPILQKVIKPDWTVIVLPDTLGRDFSSLEALREDITGRVQMFLERIEAGREVDLLLVPGIGKFEHGTFEGNAMDVYYHAIHGLSQVIPVEGELEVHFDITHGLNYITFLVHRALRELLGIRALVSETYFKAYNSDPFVPKLKAELGINVIEDVKIEPHPLTERLPGLEGYITPYLIEKKALGGLKRELKAFKLIKSEKRKLEAWVGSVVFGLPLLFAENFPETGPIEEAVDELIKTWESNIEVFNRSVRRKLALGEGLGVLVKLLFQARALEKLRPSLPASLDELYNVSERVFRGANRERANVELGKMEDKAISYASVSCFPDWMPLRDFSGFANANTAIVPRNFLAHAGLEANATEVKMESWDVGDAKREARKHTFLRYSQDAKRRVEGITAKALGGV comes from the coding sequence ATGAAGCTCCTCATAGCCTCGTGGGGGAACTTCGAGAAGTGGACGGAGGTCAAATACCGCTTCGGCAACGAAGTCAGCGCCGGCCCTTCAACCCTTCCCATTCTTCAGAAGGTCATAAAACCCGACTGGACGGTAATAGTCCTCCCGGATACTCTGGGAAGAGACTTTTCCTCGCTGGAAGCCCTGAGGGAGGACATAACCGGTAGGGTTCAGATGTTCCTCGAAAGGATAGAGGCCGGCAGGGAAGTTGACCTTCTCCTGGTTCCCGGCATAGGAAAGTTCGAGCACGGGACCTTTGAGGGAAACGCCATGGACGTCTATTATCATGCCATCCACGGCCTCTCCCAGGTGATCCCGGTCGAGGGAGAGCTTGAGGTGCACTTCGACATAACCCACGGGCTCAACTACATAACCTTCCTCGTCCACCGGGCCCTCAGGGAACTGCTGGGAATAAGGGCGCTGGTCAGCGAGACATACTTCAAGGCCTACAACTCCGATCCCTTCGTACCCAAACTCAAGGCGGAGCTGGGCATAAACGTTATCGAGGACGTCAAAATTGAGCCCCACCCCTTAACCGAGAGGCTTCCCGGCCTTGAAGGGTACATCACTCCTTACCTCATCGAGAAAAAGGCTCTTGGAGGACTCAAAAGAGAGCTGAAGGCCTTCAAGCTTATAAAGTCGGAGAAGAGAAAGCTGGAGGCGTGGGTAGGGTCGGTCGTCTTCGGCTTACCTCTTCTCTTCGCCGAGAACTTTCCTGAGACTGGGCCCATAGAGGAAGCGGTGGACGAGCTCATAAAGACGTGGGAAAGCAATATCGAGGTCTTTAACAGATCCGTGAGGAGGAAACTGGCCCTTGGAGAGGGCCTCGGCGTTCTGGTGAAGCTCCTCTTCCAGGCGAGGGCTTTAGAAAAACTGAGACCGAGCCTACCGGCAAGCCTCGATGAACTGTACAATGTCTCGGAGAGAGTCTTTAGGGGCGCCAACAGGGAGAGGGCGAACGTTGAACTCGGTAAAATGGAGGACAAGGCAATATCCTACGCTTCAGTCAGCTGTTTCCCAGACTGGATGCCCCTAAGGGATTTTTCGGGTTTCGCGAACGCCAACACGGCGATAGTGCCCCGCAACTTCCTAGCACATGCGGGCCTTGAGGCAAACGCAACCGAGGTTAAGATGGAAAGCTGGGATGTCGGGGACGCCAAGAGGGAGGCGAGGAAGCACACCTTCCTCAGGTATTCTCAAGATGCAAAGAGGCGCGTTGAGGGAATAACGGCAAAGGCCTTGGGAGGTGTCTGA
- the csm5 gene encoding type III-A CRISPR-associated RAMP protein Csm5 translates to MRLRVLSPLHIGNGNKLTPVDIYPIKDSVYVLDIERLINDLQRLGVDIEEILALLKNPPGEHYVWKGYIEEYHLNPADYTLYSLPIFGGAGETSMQISEFIKSNRMPYIPGSSVKGAIRTAVFYKVLKECGDSGTAMNLVSTLSGNLARGIGYSESLIDYYIGYLDREIARNRRFGRKRTDDLLEAIVFGMEGGRYPGVRYEPKHDPMRGLIIRDSRSIDRKHLAVYRVEAVGNPSPIPIWVEAFRPEAETEVELKFDIELLRVNSDYFNGLLWECLKDRGKPWEAFEDFVWEAVEEFYNIIIDNELKSLSKFGRHGSSVRSFYEGLRGKERIMRLGWGSGWISTTIGLLLVDKGWKWEQVRRKLGLGRNPSGRGVSREFPKTRRLADSKPMGWVVLK, encoded by the coding sequence ATGAGACTGAGGGTTCTCTCTCCACTCCACATCGGCAACGGCAACAAGCTCACTCCAGTTGACATCTATCCTATCAAGGACAGTGTCTACGTCCTCGACATCGAGAGGCTCATTAACGACCTCCAGAGGCTCGGCGTTGACATTGAGGAAATCCTTGCGCTTCTCAAAAACCCTCCTGGGGAGCACTACGTGTGGAAAGGCTACATCGAAGAGTACCATCTGAATCCGGCAGATTACACCCTCTACTCTCTTCCGATCTTTGGTGGTGCTGGTGAGACGAGCATGCAGATAAGCGAGTTCATAAAGTCCAACAGAATGCCTTATATACCCGGTTCCTCTGTGAAGGGAGCGATAAGAACTGCAGTGTTTTATAAGGTTCTGAAGGAGTGCGGAGATTCAGGAACGGCGATGAACCTCGTCTCGACCCTTTCAGGAAACCTCGCGAGGGGGATAGGCTACAGTGAAAGTTTGATTGACTACTACATCGGTTATCTCGACAGGGAAATAGCCAGGAACCGCAGGTTCGGCAGGAAGAGGACGGATGACCTGCTTGAGGCCATCGTCTTCGGGATGGAGGGAGGTAGATACCCAGGAGTACGGTACGAGCCCAAGCACGACCCGATGAGGGGGTTGATCATCAGGGACAGTCGGAGCATAGACAGGAAGCACCTAGCGGTTTACCGCGTTGAGGCCGTAGGAAACCCCTCGCCGATACCGATATGGGTGGAGGCGTTTCGACCGGAAGCGGAGACAGAGGTAGAGCTCAAATTTGACATCGAACTCCTCAGGGTTAATTCTGACTATTTCAACGGCCTTCTCTGGGAGTGCCTCAAGGATAGGGGAAAGCCGTGGGAGGCCTTCGAGGACTTTGTCTGGGAGGCGGTGGAGGAGTTCTATAATATCATAATAGACAACGAGCTCAAGAGCCTTTCAAAATTTGGGAGGCATGGAAGCTCAGTTCGCTCGTTCTACGAAGGGCTGAGGGGGAAAGAGAGGATCATGAGGCTCGGCTGGGGAAGTGGCTGGATAAGCACCACAATTGGTCTCCTTCTGGTTGATAAGGGCTGGAAGTGGGAGCAGGTCAGGAGAAAACTCGGATTGGGCAGAAACCCATCGGGGAGGGGTGTTTCGAGGGAGTTCCCGAAGACAAGGCGTCTGGCAGACAGCAAGCCAATGGGCTGGGTGGTGTTGAAATGA
- the csm4 gene encoding type III-A CRISPR-associated RAMP protein Csm4, with translation MLGLKFKAIKLFPRGPIRELPRADTIFGAIGTAVATLFGGNAVDGLVQGFKESARISSAFPFEGSTYYFPKPLSVGVLNFDELLKDLPKEERHTREKEIKKSRYLDLENFERALKLEPFDVPKGLPFRRVDVPRVALDRVTNDSNLYFWDEMRFRESSGFYFLYSGDEGIFNDYILPALRYLGDTGIGGKTTWGFGLFDFKVDTVEMNVPDSPCSATLSNTLPTKTPVLWSLVRKGGWSSGRRKPKLNFIAEGSIVADDPGRIVSIDIGLSHEVNVYGLTFPIPAEVPDEASRGVDCP, from the coding sequence ATGCTTGGACTCAAGTTCAAGGCAATTAAGCTCTTTCCCAGGGGGCCCATAAGAGAGCTCCCCAGGGCCGACACGATATTTGGTGCGATAGGTACTGCAGTGGCGACGCTCTTCGGGGGCAACGCGGTGGATGGGCTGGTGCAGGGATTTAAAGAAAGTGCCCGAATCAGCTCCGCCTTTCCCTTTGAAGGGAGCACCTATTACTTTCCTAAGCCCTTAAGCGTTGGCGTCCTCAACTTTGACGAGCTTTTGAAGGACCTTCCCAAGGAAGAGCGCCATACAAGGGAGAAGGAGATAAAGAAATCGAGGTACCTCGACCTTGAAAACTTCGAGAGGGCCCTTAAGCTTGAGCCCTTCGACGTTCCCAAAGGTTTGCCCTTCAGGAGGGTGGACGTTCCAAGGGTAGCTCTCGACAGGGTTACCAACGACTCCAACCTATACTTCTGGGATGAGATGAGGTTCAGAGAAAGTTCGGGCTTCTACTTCCTTTACTCCGGTGATGAGGGTATCTTCAACGACTACATCCTTCCAGCGCTCCGCTATTTAGGTGACACGGGAATCGGAGGAAAGACAACCTGGGGCTTCGGTCTCTTCGACTTCAAGGTGGATACGGTTGAGATGAACGTGCCAGACAGTCCCTGCAGTGCAACGCTCTCCAACACCCTTCCCACAAAAACTCCGGTGCTCTGGAGCTTGGTAAGGAAAGGCGGCTGGAGCTCTGGCAGGAGAAAGCCGAAGCTGAACTTTATCGCTGAGGGCTCCATCGTGGCGGACGACCCTGGAAGGATAGTCTCCATTGATATCGGGCTTTCTCATGAGGTCAACGTCTACGGGCTCACGTTCCCCATACCGGCTGAGGTCCCGGACGAGGCTTCGAGAGGGGTGGATTGCCCATGA
- the csm3 gene encoding type III-A CRISPR-associated RAMP protein Csm3: MDRHFYGKVVIWGRIKALTGLHIGSQRDISEIGGIDNPVIKDPITGLPYIPGSSLKGKLRSLFEVFTNSKLDEWKEKYEALKDYSSGSCREEGRENCGKFFNKKINNGWIHVCPDYSSAINCPVCRLFGASGKESNFPSRLIVRDAFLTKDWEDRWRAGEDVTEAKIEVGIDRVTSQANPRTNERVVAGAEFEFEMIYNVEDLNQWEDDIKNLLTAMALLEDSYLGGSGSRGYGKVRFLFEAFEFRSADYYRTGKEGYRIGINAKRKPAVDILKDFENLFSEVKGKLGAG, translated from the coding sequence ATGGACAGGCACTTTTATGGAAAAGTCGTTATCTGGGGCAGGATTAAGGCCCTCACCGGCCTCCACATAGGTTCTCAGAGGGACATTTCGGAGATAGGGGGCATCGACAACCCTGTTATAAAGGATCCCATAACTGGTCTGCCTTATATCCCAGGATCTTCACTCAAAGGGAAGCTGAGAAGTCTATTTGAGGTGTTCACGAACTCCAAGCTCGATGAGTGGAAGGAAAAATATGAAGCCTTGAAAGACTATTCCTCTGGTAGCTGTAGGGAGGAAGGCAGGGAAAACTGCGGGAAATTCTTCAACAAGAAGATCAACAATGGTTGGATACATGTCTGTCCCGATTATTCCTCCGCAATTAATTGTCCTGTCTGCCGTCTCTTTGGTGCGAGTGGGAAGGAGAGCAACTTTCCCTCAAGGCTGATAGTCAGGGACGCGTTCCTCACGAAGGACTGGGAGGACAGATGGAGGGCCGGAGAGGACGTAACCGAGGCAAAAATCGAGGTTGGCATTGACAGGGTAACCTCCCAGGCCAACCCGAGGACCAACGAGCGCGTCGTGGCCGGGGCGGAATTCGAATTCGAGATGATCTACAACGTCGAGGATCTAAACCAGTGGGAGGACGACATAAAGAACCTCCTAACTGCGATGGCCCTCCTAGAGGACAGCTACCTCGGCGGTTCTGGTTCAAGGGGCTACGGAAAGGTGAGGTTCCTCTTCGAGGCCTTCGAATTCAGGAGCGCCGACTACTACCGCACTGGTAAGGAGGGGTACAGAATAGGGATTAATGCCAAACGCAAGCCAGCTGTTGACATTCTAAAGGACTTTGAGAACCTGTTCTCGGAGGTGAAAGGAAAACTGGGGGCAGGGTGA
- the csm2 gene encoding type III-A CRISPR-associated protein Csm2, which translates to MVYGKGHPGHGMGRYQREAREGNVGELFGENPDVIGIREAFEKNRISWKDIEPYFREIAQELEESKKKGDFPSWSPEKRLANAVVVAAYLRAQNLKTNQVRKVLEMTRTIDLKLKKGDTAIKDDVVKTRYLLAYAVGRATGGARYALDAFHRVLDPMLALLMKKPDVGRFEEVYDFLQAVVAYHRFFGGGE; encoded by the coding sequence ATGGTCTACGGAAAAGGCCACCCGGGTCATGGTATGGGCAGGTATCAGAGGGAGGCCCGTGAGGGCAACGTTGGCGAACTCTTTGGAGAAAACCCGGACGTAATAGGGATACGGGAAGCCTTCGAGAAGAACAGAATATCGTGGAAGGATATTGAGCCTTACTTCAGAGAGATAGCCCAAGAGCTGGAAGAGAGCAAGAAAAAAGGAGATTTTCCCAGCTGGAGCCCAGAGAAGAGACTTGCGAATGCCGTTGTGGTGGCAGCTTATCTAAGGGCTCAGAACCTCAAGACGAATCAGGTAAGGAAAGTCCTTGAGATGACGCGAACCATCGATCTGAAACTGAAGAAGGGGGATACAGCCATAAAGGACGACGTCGTGAAGACCCGCTACCTGCTGGCGTATGCCGTTGGCAGGGCTACGGGAGGGGCGAGATATGCCCTTGATGCATTTCACCGAGTCCTCGACCCAATGCTGGCCCTTCTAATGAAGAAACCCGACGTTGGCCGATTTGAGGAGGTTTATGACTTCTTACAAGCGGTTGTTGCCTACCACAGGTTCTTTGGAGGTGGTGAATGA